The sequence below is a genomic window from Thiomonas sp. FB-Cd.
GGTCTTCGGAGCCAGTTGCTCCGTGGCGATCACGGCGCAACTTTGCACCATCTTGGTTGTTTCCTTGTGCACGAAGTCCCGGCGCAGATTGACGATGCGATCATGCAGCACCGCGATGCCGCGGCTCAATCGCTTGTATCGCACGGAGCCCTTGCGTTTGCGTGCACGCTCGCGCTGCAACGCGGCCAAGCGAGGCAGTTCGGTGCGCACCCAGCGCGGGTTCGCGATGGGCGGACCCGCGTCAAATGTGGCCCAGTCGTTGATCCCGAAATCCACGCCACGCCGCATGTCAGCGGTGCGCTCGCGCGCACAGGCCGCATCGGGCACGCGCAGCGTCACCGACACAAACCACTGACCGTTGCGGCGTGTCAGGGTGATGTCGTTGGGCTTGGCCTCACCCCCGAAGCGGTGCCGTCCGCGCGCCCGGATGGACAGGGCCGCATCGCCACTGCCGATGCGCAGGGTTGCGCCACGGCCGCCATGCTGCATGAGCTTCCAGCCAGCCGGATCGGGATAGGCGAAGCCGGAGAACCGCATGCTGGATTTGAATCGCGGAAAGCCGGGCGTCTGCCCCGCCTTGACGCGACGAAAGAATGCGGCAAAGGCCAGATCGAGCCGCCGCAGCGTCTGCTGCAAGGCATGACTGCCAAGCGCGATGAACTCGGGCCGATCGACCTTGATCTGAGGCAGGACGTTCTGCTGCTCGTAGTAGGAGATCGATTTACCCGCCTTGCGCCAGGCGTCGATGCGCTCTTCGAGCGCCGCGTTGTACAGCTCGCAGTGCAGTCGCGTCCACGCATCCAGCTGCGCCATCTGCGCGGCATTGGGATACAGCTTGAGCGTGACCTTGCGCCGTTGCATGCTGGCATTTTATCCAGCCAAAGACGGGACAACAAGTGCAAACCGCCCGCTTGACCCCCTCCTGCCCGGACGGCTTCGCCTGGGTGACGCTGCGCGTCAGGCCGGGCCAGGAAGGGAAATGCGCGGGCATGTGTTCAGGCACCCTTGCGAAGCAGCAACCCACCGAAGCGACTGCGCCCGAGGTCACGCATGCGCAGCGCCGCAGCAATCCCCGTGCTTCCCGCGCAAGCCGTGGCCGCAATGGCCGTGCAAGCGGGCGGTGCGGGCGCTGCCGCGCCGGCAACCAGTACGCGAGCGCGGCACCGCCAATTGCCAGATGACTGGTCGGTCAGGGTGACGTGACGTGGTCGGCTACCGCCACGGGCTCACTCGACGCCAGCACCAAGCCATACGCCACGTGATGGAAGGTGCGAAAGACCATTAAAAGGCCAACGCGCCGCGCGGGAATTTCGATCATCGGCTTACCTTCGACTGTGGTGTCCCGCACTTCGCGCGGCGCTTGCAGAATGGCAAGCACGTCGCCCCGCTCCAATCCATCCTCGGCACCGCGGTTGAGCGCCACCACACTGTTTTTGCCCGCCAGCTGCAAATCGCCGTAGATGGAAACAATCTGCGCGTCCATGGGCTTGGCGGGCGCGTGCGGCGTGAAGTTGAGGTATTGACGCGGGGGCGTGGCGATGAGCCGGTCGCCGACGCCCATCTCGCGGATGGTCGAGAGCACGCGTACCGTGGCCACCCCATCCTTGCCCTGTGGCGGACGAATCAACTCGACCGAGCCCAGATAATCGGACTCGTAGGCGATGATTTTCTTGGTGGCGGGGTCATGCAGCGGCCGCCCGGGGCGGTAGACGTCGAAGCGTTCGGTCGCACCCAGAGGGCCGCGCACGTAGGCACGATCCCCGGGTGAGAGCATGACGTGGCCCGGCGCCACCGCCACGATCCGCGGCGACTGCTCGAGCTCATCGGGTTCGACGATCAGGGGGCGCGTGAGGAAAGGGCCGATCAGCGCAGGGTCCAGGGCGGGGATGCCCGAGGGTGGCAGCTTCTCGCTGATCACGCCGGGCTCAAGCTTGACGGTCGGCATGCCGCCTTCGCCTTGCCCGTTGTCCAAACCAAGCCGCGCACGGCCATTCTCGACTGTCAGCACCAGCACCTGGCCAGGAAAAATCCAGTGCGGGTTGCGGATCTGGGCCATGTTCATGCCCCAGAGTTGCGGCCAATTCCATGGCCTTTTCAAATACATCCCGGAGATTCCCCACAGCGTGTCGCCACGCTTGATCGTGTAGCGCTGCGGCGCACCGGCCGCCAGTTCGGACGCTGGCACGCCCTGCTGCGCAGCCAATTCGGCCTGTGCGCGCTGCGGCGACGCCACCGGATAGTTCGGCAACCCCTTGATGGAAGGTGCAGAAGCCGCCGGCTGCACGACCCCGGTCTGCGCCAGCGCCGCCCCCGCCCACAGCAGAAGACCTGCTGCGGCAAGGTGGTTGATGAGCTTGCATTGCATGAATCCGCCCCCAAGAAGAAAATATTGGTAATCGCAAACGACGTGGCTGGCAAACTGCGGCTTCATCGCCGAAGCTTCTGAATCGCGATGAAGGATCTTGGCACTGCGCAAGACTTCAAAGCCTTGTTACATTGTCTCCACAAGGTTGTGTTGCCGCAATGAAAAATGCTGTTTGCCCGCCGATGCAGTTGCATGAATGCTGCGCATGGCCCCTTAAGCACCCATAACGGGGCCTGGCGCTGCACGGAGTCCTCAATGCCCCAACTTGCCATTCTTCAATATCCCGACCCGCGCCTTTACAAGGTGGCCAAACCCGTCTCCGAGGTGGATGATCGCGTGCGCGCGCTGTTGGCGGATCTGTTCGAAACCATGTATGCAGCCAAGGGCGTCGGCCTCGCGGCCACCCAGGCCGATATCCACGAGCGCATCATCGTGGCCGACGTCTCGGAAGAGCGCAATCAGCCTCTCGTGCTGATCAACCCGGAACTCATCGAGCGCAGTAGCGACCGCAAGGAATGGGAAGAGGGCTGCCTGTCTTTGCCCGGCATCTACGACAAGGTCACGCGTCCCGACCGCATCCGTGTGCGCGCGCTCAACGCCCAAGGCGAAGTGTTTGAGCTGGAAGCTGATGGATTGCTCGCGGTGTGCATCCAGCATGAGATGGATCACCTTACCGGGAAGGTCTTCGTCGACTACCTCTCGCCGCTCAAGCGCAACCGCATCAAATCACGCATGCTCAAGCGCCAACGCGAAGCGGCCTGAGCAGGACAGCCCCTTTGCAAGGCTCCAGCTTGCACCCCGCCCCCTCCCTCGCGGCGCCGCCGCTGTCCATCGGGGTCGCGTTCGCGGGCACCCCGGACTTCGCTGCAGTCGCACTGCGCGCGCTGCTGGCCGCAGGGGTGAACGTGCCCCTCGTTTTGACCCAGCCTGACCGGCCCGCAGGCCGGGGCCTGCATCTGCAGCCCAGCAGCGTCAAACAGGTTGCCCTGGATCATGGCTTGTCCGTTGCACAGCCGCGCGGACTGCGCCTGGACGGGCGCTGGCCCGAGGATGCGGCCTTGGCCCGCGCTGCCTTGGAGCAAGCGGCACCCGACGTGCTGGTGGTGGCCGCCTACGGGCTCATCCTTCCGCAGTGGGTGTTGGACCTGCCGCGCCTTGGCTGCGTCAACATCCACGCCTCGCTGCTGCCGCGCTGGCGCGGTGCGGCGCCCATCCACCGCGCGATTGAAGCGGGCGACGCCACCACAGGCATCAGCATCATGCGCATGGATGCGGGGCTGGATACGGGGCCGATTTACCGCATGCAGGAGTTGCCCATCGCCGCAACGGAAACCACCGCCAGCCTGCATGACAAGCTGGCCGCACTAGGCAGCGAGCTGTTGCTGCAAACCCTGGCAGCTCTGCAAGCGGACATCGCCGAGCCCACCTCGCAGGCCGTGGAGGACATCACTTACGCCGCGAAGATCGACAAGGCCGAATCCTGGCTTGACTGGGCGCGGCCGGCTACCGAGCTTGAACGCCGCATCCGCGCGTTTCAGCCCACGCCGGGCACACAGTCCCGGCTGGGTGCGCTGACACTGAAAATTCTTGCAGCACGCCTGGGCAGCGCTGCGCAAGCCGGGCAGCCAGCGGGAACCATCCTGGCTGTCGGCCCCGCAGGGGTCGAGGTGGCCTGCGGCGAGGGAACCCTGGTGTTGACCCGCCTGCAAAGGCCAGGAGGAAAACCGCTGGACATCGGACCCTTTGTGCTCAGCCACCCCCTGTTGCCAGGCCAACGCCTTGATTCAGGCCCCCCTGCCAAAGCAATTGCCTGAAGCTGCCGCAAAGCGGCGCGCTTGAACTTTTGACAACTGGCACAATCTACTGATTGTTTCAAGACGTAAACAGGAGGCCGGTGTGTTCAATTTGCTCAAGACCGCTGTGTTGATGGCAGCGATTACTGCGCTGTTCATGGTGATCGGCTCGTTCATTGGCGGCAGGCAAGGGATGATGCTGGCCCTGTTGTTCGCGCTGGCGATGAATTTCTTCAGTTACTGGTTCTCGGACAAACTCGTGCTGCGCATGTACAACGCGCAGGAAGTGGACGAGCACAGTGCACCGCAGTTCTTTCGCATGGTGCAGGAACTGGCCCAGCGCGCTGGACTGCCGATGCCGCGCGTGTACGTCATCCAAGAAGACGCCCCCAATGCCTTCGCGACCGGGCGCAACCCTGAACACGCTGCCGTGGCAGCCACCACCGGCATCATGCGCGTTCTGTCCGAGCGCGAATTGCGTGGCGTCATGGCCCATGAACTCACGCACGTCAAGCACCGCGACATCCTCATCTCGACCATCAGCGCCACAATGGCCGGCGCGATTTCAGCGCTCGCCAATTTCGCCATGTTCTTTGGCGGGCGTGATGAAAACGGGCGCCCGGTGAGCCCGCTCGCAGGCATTGCGCTGGCGCTTCTGGCGCCGCTGGCAGCCAGCCTGATTCAGATGGCCATCTCGCGTGCCCGCGAATTTGAGGCAGACCGTGGCGGCGCCGAAATCTCCGGTGACCCCGAAGCTCTGGCCTCGGCGCTTCGCAAGATCGAGGCGGTGGTTCGCGGCGTCACGTTCCAGACTGCCGAGGAACACCCGGCCACGGCGCAGATGATGATCCTCAATCCGCTGCACGCCGGCGGCATCGGAAAGCTGTTCTCCACGCATCCGCCGACCGAGGAACGCGTGCTGCAGCTTGAGCATATTGCACAGAGCATGCGGAGCGGACAATACCCAAAACCGGGTCTTTGAAGCTTGGCCCAGGCACTGCGGCGGCCGCAGTCGCCTGCAGCCATGCAACGCAGGGATGAACTCTCCCGCCACTAAGCGCCTGACGGCGCTGTAGTGGGGGTTTCGCGGGTCACGGACCTGGACTTGCCCGTTGCCGGGTCAGAGGTTTGGGTCTCGCCGCCACGCCCGTCCCAGGCGTGTCTTGCGTGTTGAATGCGTCGATGAGCACCACCAACGCGCTGTTGCGGTCGCGGGGGGCCGTGTGCCCGCAGTGCGGGCAGACATGCATGCGGTCTGCGAGCGTCTTGGGCGCGATCTCCCAACACGCCGCGCAGCGCTGCGACGGTTTGAGTTGGCGCGTGTTGCTCAGGTGCAGTCGCGTACCAGCTTCTTCCGCTTTGTACGTGAGCATCTGATGCGCCATGCCGAACCCCGCCGAGAGAATCTCCCGATTGAGCCCGGCCTTCTGCCGCACACGACGGCCCGGCGCTTCCACCGTGCCTTTCGCGCTGCGACTCATGGTCTTCGGAGTCAGTTGCTCCGTGGCCAGGACGGCGCATTGCTGCACCAGCCTGGTTGTTGCCTTGTGCACGAAGTCCCGGCGCAGATTGGAAATCCCGTCATGCAGCCGCGCGATGCCATGGCCAAGCCGCTTGTGCCGCACGGAACCTTTGCGTTTGCGGGCGCGCTGGCGCTGCAGCGCTGCAAGGCGGGGCAGTTCCTCGCGCACCCAGCGCGGGTTCGCGATGGGCGGACCCGCATCGAATGTGGCCCAGTCGTTGATCCCGAAATCCACGCCACGGCGCATGTCGGCGGTTCGCTCGCGCGCACACGCCGCGTCGGGTACGCACAGCGTCACCGACACAAACCACTGACCGTTCCTGCGCGTGAGCGTGATGTCGTTGGGTTTGGCATCCGGCCCGAAGCGGTGCCGTCCGCGCGCCCGGATGGACAGGGCGGCCTCGCCACTGCCGATGCGCAGGGTTGCGCCGCTGCCGCCATGCTGCATGAGCTTCCAGCCAGCCGGATCGGGATAGGCGAAGCCGGAGAACCGCATGCTGGATTTGAATCGCGGAAAGCCGGGCGTCTGCCCCGCCTTGACGCGACGAAAGAATGCGGCAAAGGCCAGATCGAGCCGCCGCAGCGTCTGCTGCAAGGCATGACTGCCAAGCGCGATGAACTCGGGCCGATCGACCTTGATCTGAGGCAGGACGTTCTGCTGGTCGTAGTAGCTGATCGACTTGCCGGCCTTGCGCCAGGCGTCGATGCGCTCTTCCAGTGCCGCGTTG
It includes:
- the htpX gene encoding zinc metalloprotease HtpX; the protein is MFNLLKTAVLMAAITALFMVIGSFIGGRQGMMLALLFALAMNFFSYWFSDKLVLRMYNAQEVDEHSAPQFFRMVQELAQRAGLPMPRVYVIQEDAPNAFATGRNPEHAAVAATTGIMRVLSERELRGVMAHELTHVKHRDILISTISATMAGAISALANFAMFFGGRDENGRPVSPLAGIALALLAPLAASLIQMAISRAREFEADRGGAEISGDPEALASALRKIEAVVRGVTFQTAEEHPATAQMMILNPLHAGGIGKLFSTHPPTEERVLQLEHIAQSMRSGQYPKPGL
- a CDS encoding RNA-guided endonuclease TnpB family protein gives rise to the protein MQRRKVTLKLYPNAAQMAQLDAWTRLHCELYNAALEERIDAWRKAGKSISYYEQQNVLPQIKVDRPEFIALGSHALQQTLRRLDLAFAAFFRRVKAGQTPGFPRFKSSMRFSGFAYPDPAGWKLMQHGGRGATLRIGSGDAALSIRARGRHRFGGEAKPNDITLTRRNGQWFVSVTLRVPDAACARERTADMRRGVDFGINDWATFDAGPPIANPRWVRTELPRLAALQRERARKRKGSVRYKRLSRGIAVLHDRIVNLRRDFVHKETTKMVQSCAVIATEQLAPKTMSRSAKGTVDAPGRRVRQKAGLNREMLSAGFGMAHAMLAYKAEEAGTRLHLSHTRQLKPSQRCSACWELVPKTLAQRVHVCPHCGHTAPRDRNSALVVLIDAFNTQDTPGTGVAARPKPRPRQRGKSRSVTRETPTTAPSGA
- a CDS encoding LysM peptidoglycan-binding domain-containing protein, which gives rise to MKPQFASHVVCDYQYFLLGGGFMQCKLINHLAAAGLLLWAGAALAQTGVVQPAASAPSIKGLPNYPVASPQRAQAELAAQQGVPASELAAGAPQRYTIKRGDTLWGISGMYLKRPWNWPQLWGMNMAQIRNPHWIFPGQVLVLTVENGRARLGLDNGQGEGGMPTVKLEPGVISEKLPPSGIPALDPALIGPFLTRPLIVEPDELEQSPRIVAVAPGHVMLSPGDRAYVRGPLGATERFDVYRPGRPLHDPATKKIIAYESDYLGSVELIRPPQGKDGVATVRVLSTIREMGVGDRLIATPPRQYLNFTPHAPAKPMDAQIVSIYGDLQLAGKNSVVALNRGAEDGLERGDVLAILQAPREVRDTTVEGKPMIEIPARRVGLLMVFRTFHHVAYGLVLASSEPVAVADHVTSP
- a CDS encoding RNA-guided endonuclease TnpB family protein, whose product is MQRRKVTLKLYPNAAQAQKLETWTRLHCELYNAALEERIDAWRKAGKSISYYDQQNVLPQIKVDRPEFIALGSHALQQTLRRLDLAFAAFFRRVKAGQTPGFPRFKSSMRFSGFAYPDPAGWKLMQHGGSGATLRIGSGEAALSIRARGRHRFGPDAKPNDITLTRRNGQWFVSVTLCVPDAACARERTADMRRGVDFGINDWATFDAGPPIANPRWVREELPRLAALQRQRARKRKGSVRHKRLGHGIARLHDGISNLRRDFVHKATTRLVQQCAVLATEQLTPKTMSRSAKGTVEAPGRRVRQKAGLNREILSAGFGMAHQMLTYKAEEAGTRLHLSNTRQLKPSQRCAACWEIAPKTLADRMHVCPHCGHTAPRDRNSALVVLIDAFNTQDTPGTGVAARPKPLTRQRASPGP
- the def gene encoding peptide deformylase is translated as MPQLAILQYPDPRLYKVAKPVSEVDDRVRALLADLFETMYAAKGVGLAATQADIHERIIVADVSEERNQPLVLINPELIERSSDRKEWEEGCLSLPGIYDKVTRPDRIRVRALNAQGEVFELEADGLLAVCIQHEMDHLTGKVFVDYLSPLKRNRIKSRMLKRQREAA
- the fmt gene encoding methionyl-tRNA formyltransferase, with product MGVAFAGTPDFAAVALRALLAAGVNVPLVLTQPDRPAGRGLHLQPSSVKQVALDHGLSVAQPRGLRLDGRWPEDAALARAALEQAAPDVLVVAAYGLILPQWVLDLPRLGCVNIHASLLPRWRGAAPIHRAIEAGDATTGISIMRMDAGLDTGPIYRMQELPIAATETTASLHDKLAALGSELLLQTLAALQADIAEPTSQAVEDITYAAKIDKAESWLDWARPATELERRIRAFQPTPGTQSRLGALTLKILAARLGSAAQAGQPAGTILAVGPAGVEVACGEGTLVLTRLQRPGGKPLDIGPFVLSHPLLPGQRLDSGPPAKAIA